From a region of the Daphnia pulicaria isolate SC F1-1A chromosome 1, SC_F0-13Bv2, whole genome shotgun sequence genome:
- the LOC124320303 gene encoding ATP-binding cassette sub-family G member 1-like, with amino-acid sequence MEVTKQTEKCNLTEYKNYATKVLDITFDDISYTVGKGKNAIRILHKISGAFNSGQLTAILGPSGAGKTSLMNILAGLKNDGIEGCVKVNGEKQDVRTFRKQSAYITQKDHLLQDLTLEEYMMAAVHLKLGNKVPNKEKLFKVETILKTLGLVGSQRTNISRLSGGECKRLSIGVELLDDPAVLFLDEPTSGLDSSSSLKCVGLLREIARSGRTVVATIHQPSSRLLDHFDNLYIVAKGSCIYQGPTGSLVSYLKTVNLNCPSYHNPADFVMDVATGEYGDVLFQLTSGIENGRLIYNEFSETIPVTPSHDETRKESESLNKVDREKNGSRKDRLTYGAPFHTQVSVLLERTFRTIWREKMLTKVRFATHIVFGLFIGLVYQFIGNNANLTINNAGMLFFNLVFIVFTAAMPTLVTFPLERKVLFREHLNHWYSLKAYYLAKLLADIPFQIIFPTVYFVIVYFMTGQPLSLQRFGMLLCVTICMSLVGQGVGLFFGTALSIQSAVFLGPTCAIPFFLFAGYFINLNSVPSYLSWFSYISVFRYGFEGSMIAIYDYDRPPLECAQPYCYFRSPQKFLENFAMEQSSYLFCILGMLAYFIILRILGYFLLRSKLKMIR; translated from the exons atGGAAGTAACAAAACAGAcggaaaaatgtaatttaacgGAATACAAAAACTACGCAACTAAAGTTTTGGATATAACTTTTGACGACATCTCTTATACTGTGGGAAAAG GGAAAAATGCTATACGGATTTTACACAAAATAAGCGGAGCCTTCAATTCCGGACAATTAACGGCAATTCTAGGGCCGTCCGGAGCGGGAAAAACTTCGTTAATGAATATACTAGCCGGTTTAAA GAACGACGGAATAGAAGGTTGCGTCAAAGTTAACGGCGAAAAACAAGATGTTAGAACATTCCGCAAACAATCTGCGTACATCACACAAAAGGACCATCTATTACAAGACCTAACTCTCGAAGAGTACATGATGGCTGCTGTTCATCTAAAGTTGGGTAATAAAGTCCCAAACAAGGAAAAGTTATTCaag GTGGAAACGATTTTGAAGACATTGGGACTAGTGGGCAGTcaacgaacaaacatttcgCGGTTATCTGGTGGTGAATGCAAAAGGCTTTCGATCGGAGTGGAATTATTGGACGATCCTGCCGTCTTATTTCTAGATGAACCGACAAG CGGACTGGACAGCTCGTCGAGTCTGAAGTGCGTCGGCTTACTACGTGAAATTGCTAGAAGTGGTCGAACT GTCGTAGCAACCATTCATCAGCCAAGCTCACGATTATTGGACCACTTTGATAATCTTTACATCGTGGCAAAAGGATCGTGTATCTACCAAGGACCCACCGGATCTTTAGTTTCTTATCTAAAGACCGTAAATTTGAACTGTCCTAGCTATCACAACCCTGCTGACTTTG TGATGGATGTGGCCACTGGGGAATATGGGGACGTGTTATTCCAGTTGACATCCGGAATTGAAAATGGCCGTCTCATCTACAACGAATTTTCAGAAACTATTCCCGTTACGCCATCACATGACG AGACCCGGAAAGAATCTGAAAGTCTGAACAAAGTCGATCGAGAAAAGAATGGTTCGAGGAAAGATCGACTGACGTACGGTGCACCATTCCATACTCAAGTGTCTGTTCTACTTGAACGAACTTTCCGAACTATTTGGAGAGAGAAG ATGCTGACTAAAGTACGCTTCGCTACTCACATTGTATTTGGTCTCTTCATTGGACTGGTGTATCAGTTTATCGGGAACAACGCTAACCTAACCATAAACAACGCTGGAATGCTGTTTTTCAACCTCGTTTTTATTGTGTTCACCGCCGCCATGCCAACTTTAGTAACTT ttccaCTGGAGAGAAAAGTGTTGTTTCGAGAACATTTGAATCATTGGTACAGCCTCAAAGCGTACTACCTTGCCAAATTGCTAGCTGACATTCCGTTCCAGATTATCTTTCCTACTGTATATTTCGTGATCGTCTATTTCATGACTGGCCAACCGCTGAGCTTACAACGTTTCGGTATGCTCCTGTGTGTCACAATCTGTATGTCACTGGTTGGACAAGGAGTGGGACTTTTCTTTGGCACCGCTTTAAGCATTCAATCGGCAGTTTTTCTGGGACCAACCTGCGCtattccgttttttcttttcgctggTTACTTCATCAACTTAAATTCTGTCCCATCCTATCTGAGCTGGTTCTCATACATCAGTGTCTTCCGCTACGGTTTCGAAGGTTCCATGATAGCCATCTACGATTACGACCGCCCACCACTCGAATGCGCCCAACCTTACTGTTACTTTCGTTCGCCCCAAAAGTTTCTGGAAAATTTCGCCATGGAACAGAGTTCGTACCTTTTTTGCATACTTGGCATGCTTGCGTATTTTATAATACTACGAATTCttggttattttcttttacgttCCAAGCTGAAGATGATTCGTTAA
- the LOC124320302 gene encoding ATP-binding cassette subfamily G member 4-like isoform X4, translating into MSLSQQETINLKVPQELQASTSLDFSFRDVSYTVGKGKNVKTILHQMSGIFKSGQLTAILGPSGAGKTSLMNILAGLKTSGIDGHVEVNGETRELKTFRKQSVYITQQDHLLQDLTVYEYMMSAAHLKLGNKFSDKEKKSETKLVMKTLGLINSKQTRISCLSGGECKRLSIGVELFNNPSILFLDEPTSGLDSSSSMQCVTLLREIARSGRTVVATIHQPSSRLLDQFDQLYIVASGSCIYQGPVESLVPYLKIVNLNCPSYHNPADFVMDVASGEYGDVLHQLTSIVKNGRLIYNQDSESGSIAIPSHNSEDLKTDNDKKKPNKKNRTVYAVPFHTQVYVLLNRTWRTIWREKMLTKVRFFTHVVFGVFFGLMFGSVGNDAAYTLNNAGMLFFNLIFIVFTAAIPTAVTFPLERKVLAREHLNNWYSLKAYYIAKTLADIPFQILFPTVNVVIIYIMTKQPMSMERFIMLLVIVIGISLAGQGIGLFFGAGFDIQEAVFLAPTMAIPLLIFAGFFIKLSAVPPYLNWLTYVSFFRYGFEGSMLAIYYERPPIDCFQPYCYFRSPNKLLQEFDMDQGSYLFCIAGLLFYFVAMRFAGYFLLRFKLKSMR; encoded by the exons ATGAGTCTAAGCCAGCAAGAAACAATCAACCTGAAAGTCCCACAGGAACTCCAGGCCAGCACTTCATTGGATTTTAGTTTCCGTGATGTGTCTTACACCGTCGGAAAAG gaaaaaatgttaaaacaattttacatCAAATGAGCGGAATCTTCAAGTCCGGTCAGCTGACGGCCATTCTAGGGCCGTCCGGAGCGGGAAAAACTTCGTTAATGAATATTCTAGCCGGCTTAAA AACAAGTGGAATCGATGGACACGTTGAGGTTAATGGTGAAACACGGGAGTTGAAAACATTTCGCAAACAATCGGTTTACATCACACAACAGGATCATCTGTTACAAGACTTAACCGTCTACGAGTACATGATGTCTGCTGCTCATCTGAAACTAGGCAATAAATTCTctgacaaagaaaagaaatccgag ACCAAATTGGTTATGAAGACATTAGGCCTGATAAATAGTAAACAGACACGAATTTCCTGCTTGTCTGGAGGGGAATGTAAGCGGCTCTCCATTGGAGTGGAGTTGTTCAACAATCCTTCCATTTTATTCTTGGATGAACCGACAAG cgGACTGGACAGTTCATCGAGTATGCAATGTGTTACATTATTACGTGAAATCGCCAGGAGCGGCCGAACA GTTGTTGCCACTATTCACCAGCCAAGTTCACGATTATTGGACCAGTTTGATCAATTGTACATCGTTGCAAGCGGATCGTGTATTTACCAAGGGCCAGTAGAATCTTTAGTGCCCTATTTAAAGATCGTCAACTTGAACTGCCCCAGCTATCACAATCCTGCCGATTTTG TAATGGATGTGGCTTCTGGAGAATATGGTGACGTGCTACACCAGTTGACGTCAATTGTTAAAAATGGTCGTCTCATTTACAACCAAGATTCAGAATCTGGTTCAATTGCTATACCTTCCCATAACAGCGAAG ATCTTAAAACAGACAACGACAAAAAGAAGccgaataagaaaaatcgaaCGGTGTACGCCGTACCGTTTCATACACAAGTGTATGTCCTGCTCAATAGAACCTGGCGAACTATTTGGAGAGAGAAG ATGCTAACGAAGGTGCGCTTTTTTACTCATGTTGTTTTTGGCGTCTTTTTCGGACTGATGTTCGGATCCGTCGGAAACGACGCCGCCTATACCTTAAACAACGCTGGAATGCTCTTCTTCAACCTCATCTTTATTGTGTTCACCGCCGCCATACCAACCGCCGTGACCT TTCCACTGGAGAGGAAAGTTCTGGCTCGAGAGCATTTGAATAATTGGTACAGTCTCAAAGCGTACTACATTGCCAAGACGCTCGCCGACATACCGTTCCAGATATTATTTCCAACCGTGAACGTGGTGATAATATATATAATGACTAAGCAACCAATGAGCATGGAACGTTTCATCATGCTCCTAGTAATAGTGATAGGGATATCACTGGCGGGTCAAGGGATTGGACTTTTCTTCGGCGCCGGGTTCGATATCCAAGAAGCCGTTTTCCTCGCGCCAACAATGGCTATTCCTCTACTGATTTTCGCCGGTTTCTTTATCAAATTGAGTGCCGTCCCACCGTACCTAAACTGGTTGACGTATGTCAGTTTCTTTCGCTACGGTTTCGAAGGATCCATGTTAGCTATCTACTACGAACGCCCGCCTATCGACTGCTTTCAACCTTACTGCTACTTTCGCTCACCAAACAAGTTGTTGCAAGAATTCGACATGGATCAAGGATCCTATTTATTTTGCATTGCTGGACtgctgttttattttgtggCCATGCGATTTGCTGGTTATTTTCTCCTGCGCTTCAAGCTGAAGAGTATGCGTTAA
- the LOC124320302 gene encoding ATP-binding cassette sub-family G member 1-like isoform X2, whose protein sequence is MSLSQQETINLKVPQELQASTSLDFSFRDVSYTVGKGKNVKTILHQMSGIFKSGQLTAILGPSGAGKTSLMNILAGLKTSGIDGHVEVNGETRELKTFRKQSVYITQQDHLLQDLTVYEYMMSAAHLKLGNKFSDKEKKSETKLVMKTLGLINSKQTRISCLSGGECKRLSIGVELFNNPSILFLDEPTSGLDSSSSMQCVTLLREIARSGRTVVATIHQPSSRLLDQFDQLYIVASGSCIYQGPVESLVPYLKIVNLNCPSYHNPADFVMDVASGEYGDVLHQLTSIVKNGRLIYNQDSESGSIAIPSHNSEDEFKEDLKTDNDKKKPNKKNRTVYAVPFHTQVYVLLNRTWRTIWREKMLTKVRFFTHVVFGVFFGLMFGSVGNDAAYTLNNAGMLFFNLIFIVFTAAIPTAVTFPLERKVLAREHLNNWYSLKAYYIAKTLADIPFQILFPTVNVVIIYIMTKQPMSMERFIMLLVIVIGISLAGQGIGLFFGAGFDIQEAVFLAPTMAIPLLIFAGFFIKLSAVPPYLNWLTYVSFFRYGFEGSMLAIYYERPPIDCFQPYCYFRSPNKLLQEFDMDQGSYLFCIAGLLFYFVAMRFAGYFLLRFKLKSMR, encoded by the exons ATGAGTCTAAGCCAGCAAGAAACAATCAACCTGAAAGTCCCACAGGAACTCCAGGCCAGCACTTCATTGGATTTTAGTTTCCGTGATGTGTCTTACACCGTCGGAAAAG gaaaaaatgttaaaacaattttacatCAAATGAGCGGAATCTTCAAGTCCGGTCAGCTGACGGCCATTCTAGGGCCGTCCGGAGCGGGAAAAACTTCGTTAATGAATATTCTAGCCGGCTTAAA AACAAGTGGAATCGATGGACACGTTGAGGTTAATGGTGAAACACGGGAGTTGAAAACATTTCGCAAACAATCGGTTTACATCACACAACAGGATCATCTGTTACAAGACTTAACCGTCTACGAGTACATGATGTCTGCTGCTCATCTGAAACTAGGCAATAAATTCTctgacaaagaaaagaaatccgag ACCAAATTGGTTATGAAGACATTAGGCCTGATAAATAGTAAACAGACACGAATTTCCTGCTTGTCTGGAGGGGAATGTAAGCGGCTCTCCATTGGAGTGGAGTTGTTCAACAATCCTTCCATTTTATTCTTGGATGAACCGACAAG cgGACTGGACAGTTCATCGAGTATGCAATGTGTTACATTATTACGTGAAATCGCCAGGAGCGGCCGAACA GTTGTTGCCACTATTCACCAGCCAAGTTCACGATTATTGGACCAGTTTGATCAATTGTACATCGTTGCAAGCGGATCGTGTATTTACCAAGGGCCAGTAGAATCTTTAGTGCCCTATTTAAAGATCGTCAACTTGAACTGCCCCAGCTATCACAATCCTGCCGATTTTG TAATGGATGTGGCTTCTGGAGAATATGGTGACGTGCTACACCAGTTGACGTCAATTGTTAAAAATGGTCGTCTCATTTACAACCAAGATTCAGAATCTGGTTCAATTGCTATACCTTCCCATAACAGCGAAG ACGAATTTAAAGAAGATCTTAAAACAGACAACGACAAAAAGAAGccgaataagaaaaatcgaaCGGTGTACGCCGTACCGTTTCATACACAAGTGTATGTCCTGCTCAATAGAACCTGGCGAACTATTTGGAGAGAGAAG ATGCTAACGAAGGTGCGCTTTTTTACTCATGTTGTTTTTGGCGTCTTTTTCGGACTGATGTTCGGATCCGTCGGAAACGACGCCGCCTATACCTTAAACAACGCTGGAATGCTCTTCTTCAACCTCATCTTTATTGTGTTCACCGCCGCCATACCAACCGCCGTGACCT TTCCACTGGAGAGGAAAGTTCTGGCTCGAGAGCATTTGAATAATTGGTACAGTCTCAAAGCGTACTACATTGCCAAGACGCTCGCCGACATACCGTTCCAGATATTATTTCCAACCGTGAACGTGGTGATAATATATATAATGACTAAGCAACCAATGAGCATGGAACGTTTCATCATGCTCCTAGTAATAGTGATAGGGATATCACTGGCGGGTCAAGGGATTGGACTTTTCTTCGGCGCCGGGTTCGATATCCAAGAAGCCGTTTTCCTCGCGCCAACAATGGCTATTCCTCTACTGATTTTCGCCGGTTTCTTTATCAAATTGAGTGCCGTCCCACCGTACCTAAACTGGTTGACGTATGTCAGTTTCTTTCGCTACGGTTTCGAAGGATCCATGTTAGCTATCTACTACGAACGCCCGCCTATCGACTGCTTTCAACCTTACTGCTACTTTCGCTCACCAAACAAGTTGTTGCAAGAATTCGACATGGATCAAGGATCCTATTTATTTTGCATTGCTGGACtgctgttttattttgtggCCATGCGATTTGCTGGTTATTTTCTCCTGCGCTTCAAGCTGAAGAGTATGCGTTAA
- the LOC124320302 gene encoding ATP-binding cassette sub-family G member 1-like isoform X3, protein MSLSQQETINLKVPQELQASTSLDFSFRDVSYTVGKGKNVKTILHQMSGIFKSGQLTAILGPSGAGKTSLMNILAGLKTSGIDGHVEVNGETRELKTFRKQSVYITQQDHLLQDLTVYEYMMSAAHLKLGNKFSDKEKKSETKLVMKTLGLINSKQTRISCLSGGECKRLSIGVELFNNPSILFLDEPTSGLDSSSSMQCVTLLREIARSGRTVVATIHQPSSRLLDQFDQLYIVASGSCIYQGPVESLVPYLKIVNLNCPSYHNPADFVMDVASGEYGDVLHQLTSIVKNGRLIYNQDSESGSIAIPSHNSEEDLKTDNDKKKPNKKNRTVYAVPFHTQVYVLLNRTWRTIWREKMLTKVRFFTHVVFGVFFGLMFGSVGNDAAYTLNNAGMLFFNLIFIVFTAAIPTAVTFPLERKVLAREHLNNWYSLKAYYIAKTLADIPFQILFPTVNVVIIYIMTKQPMSMERFIMLLVIVIGISLAGQGIGLFFGAGFDIQEAVFLAPTMAIPLLIFAGFFIKLSAVPPYLNWLTYVSFFRYGFEGSMLAIYYERPPIDCFQPYCYFRSPNKLLQEFDMDQGSYLFCIAGLLFYFVAMRFAGYFLLRFKLKSMR, encoded by the exons ATGAGTCTAAGCCAGCAAGAAACAATCAACCTGAAAGTCCCACAGGAACTCCAGGCCAGCACTTCATTGGATTTTAGTTTCCGTGATGTGTCTTACACCGTCGGAAAAG gaaaaaatgttaaaacaattttacatCAAATGAGCGGAATCTTCAAGTCCGGTCAGCTGACGGCCATTCTAGGGCCGTCCGGAGCGGGAAAAACTTCGTTAATGAATATTCTAGCCGGCTTAAA AACAAGTGGAATCGATGGACACGTTGAGGTTAATGGTGAAACACGGGAGTTGAAAACATTTCGCAAACAATCGGTTTACATCACACAACAGGATCATCTGTTACAAGACTTAACCGTCTACGAGTACATGATGTCTGCTGCTCATCTGAAACTAGGCAATAAATTCTctgacaaagaaaagaaatccgag ACCAAATTGGTTATGAAGACATTAGGCCTGATAAATAGTAAACAGACACGAATTTCCTGCTTGTCTGGAGGGGAATGTAAGCGGCTCTCCATTGGAGTGGAGTTGTTCAACAATCCTTCCATTTTATTCTTGGATGAACCGACAAG cgGACTGGACAGTTCATCGAGTATGCAATGTGTTACATTATTACGTGAAATCGCCAGGAGCGGCCGAACA GTTGTTGCCACTATTCACCAGCCAAGTTCACGATTATTGGACCAGTTTGATCAATTGTACATCGTTGCAAGCGGATCGTGTATTTACCAAGGGCCAGTAGAATCTTTAGTGCCCTATTTAAAGATCGTCAACTTGAACTGCCCCAGCTATCACAATCCTGCCGATTTTG TAATGGATGTGGCTTCTGGAGAATATGGTGACGTGCTACACCAGTTGACGTCAATTGTTAAAAATGGTCGTCTCATTTACAACCAAGATTCAGAATCTGGTTCAATTGCTATACCTTCCCATAACAGCGAAG AAGATCTTAAAACAGACAACGACAAAAAGAAGccgaataagaaaaatcgaaCGGTGTACGCCGTACCGTTTCATACACAAGTGTATGTCCTGCTCAATAGAACCTGGCGAACTATTTGGAGAGAGAAG ATGCTAACGAAGGTGCGCTTTTTTACTCATGTTGTTTTTGGCGTCTTTTTCGGACTGATGTTCGGATCCGTCGGAAACGACGCCGCCTATACCTTAAACAACGCTGGAATGCTCTTCTTCAACCTCATCTTTATTGTGTTCACCGCCGCCATACCAACCGCCGTGACCT TTCCACTGGAGAGGAAAGTTCTGGCTCGAGAGCATTTGAATAATTGGTACAGTCTCAAAGCGTACTACATTGCCAAGACGCTCGCCGACATACCGTTCCAGATATTATTTCCAACCGTGAACGTGGTGATAATATATATAATGACTAAGCAACCAATGAGCATGGAACGTTTCATCATGCTCCTAGTAATAGTGATAGGGATATCACTGGCGGGTCAAGGGATTGGACTTTTCTTCGGCGCCGGGTTCGATATCCAAGAAGCCGTTTTCCTCGCGCCAACAATGGCTATTCCTCTACTGATTTTCGCCGGTTTCTTTATCAAATTGAGTGCCGTCCCACCGTACCTAAACTGGTTGACGTATGTCAGTTTCTTTCGCTACGGTTTCGAAGGATCCATGTTAGCTATCTACTACGAACGCCCGCCTATCGACTGCTTTCAACCTTACTGCTACTTTCGCTCACCAAACAAGTTGTTGCAAGAATTCGACATGGATCAAGGATCCTATTTATTTTGCATTGCTGGACtgctgttttattttgtggCCATGCGATTTGCTGGTTATTTTCTCCTGCGCTTCAAGCTGAAGAGTATGCGTTAA
- the LOC124320302 gene encoding ATP-binding cassette subfamily G member 4-like isoform X1 — protein sequence MSLSQQETINLKVPQELQASTSLDFSFRDVSYTVGKGKNVKTILHQMSGIFKSGQLTAILGPSGAGKTSLMNILAGLKTSGIDGHVEVNGETRELKTFRKQSVYITQQDHLLQDLTVYEYMMSAAHLKLGNKFSDKEKKSETKLVMKTLGLINSKQTRISCLSGGECKRLSIGVELFNNPSILFLDEPTSGLDSSSSMQCVTLLREIARSGRTVVATIHQPSSRLLDQFDQLYIVASGSCIYQGPVESLVPYLKIVNLNCPSYHNPADFVMDVASGEYGDVLHQLTSIVKNGRLIYNQDSESGSIAIPSHNSEEDEFKEDLKTDNDKKKPNKKNRTVYAVPFHTQVYVLLNRTWRTIWREKMLTKVRFFTHVVFGVFFGLMFGSVGNDAAYTLNNAGMLFFNLIFIVFTAAIPTAVTFPLERKVLAREHLNNWYSLKAYYIAKTLADIPFQILFPTVNVVIIYIMTKQPMSMERFIMLLVIVIGISLAGQGIGLFFGAGFDIQEAVFLAPTMAIPLLIFAGFFIKLSAVPPYLNWLTYVSFFRYGFEGSMLAIYYERPPIDCFQPYCYFRSPNKLLQEFDMDQGSYLFCIAGLLFYFVAMRFAGYFLLRFKLKSMR from the exons ATGAGTCTAAGCCAGCAAGAAACAATCAACCTGAAAGTCCCACAGGAACTCCAGGCCAGCACTTCATTGGATTTTAGTTTCCGTGATGTGTCTTACACCGTCGGAAAAG gaaaaaatgttaaaacaattttacatCAAATGAGCGGAATCTTCAAGTCCGGTCAGCTGACGGCCATTCTAGGGCCGTCCGGAGCGGGAAAAACTTCGTTAATGAATATTCTAGCCGGCTTAAA AACAAGTGGAATCGATGGACACGTTGAGGTTAATGGTGAAACACGGGAGTTGAAAACATTTCGCAAACAATCGGTTTACATCACACAACAGGATCATCTGTTACAAGACTTAACCGTCTACGAGTACATGATGTCTGCTGCTCATCTGAAACTAGGCAATAAATTCTctgacaaagaaaagaaatccgag ACCAAATTGGTTATGAAGACATTAGGCCTGATAAATAGTAAACAGACACGAATTTCCTGCTTGTCTGGAGGGGAATGTAAGCGGCTCTCCATTGGAGTGGAGTTGTTCAACAATCCTTCCATTTTATTCTTGGATGAACCGACAAG cgGACTGGACAGTTCATCGAGTATGCAATGTGTTACATTATTACGTGAAATCGCCAGGAGCGGCCGAACA GTTGTTGCCACTATTCACCAGCCAAGTTCACGATTATTGGACCAGTTTGATCAATTGTACATCGTTGCAAGCGGATCGTGTATTTACCAAGGGCCAGTAGAATCTTTAGTGCCCTATTTAAAGATCGTCAACTTGAACTGCCCCAGCTATCACAATCCTGCCGATTTTG TAATGGATGTGGCTTCTGGAGAATATGGTGACGTGCTACACCAGTTGACGTCAATTGTTAAAAATGGTCGTCTCATTTACAACCAAGATTCAGAATCTGGTTCAATTGCTATACCTTCCCATAACAGCGAAG AAGACGAATTTAAAGAAGATCTTAAAACAGACAACGACAAAAAGAAGccgaataagaaaaatcgaaCGGTGTACGCCGTACCGTTTCATACACAAGTGTATGTCCTGCTCAATAGAACCTGGCGAACTATTTGGAGAGAGAAG ATGCTAACGAAGGTGCGCTTTTTTACTCATGTTGTTTTTGGCGTCTTTTTCGGACTGATGTTCGGATCCGTCGGAAACGACGCCGCCTATACCTTAAACAACGCTGGAATGCTCTTCTTCAACCTCATCTTTATTGTGTTCACCGCCGCCATACCAACCGCCGTGACCT TTCCACTGGAGAGGAAAGTTCTGGCTCGAGAGCATTTGAATAATTGGTACAGTCTCAAAGCGTACTACATTGCCAAGACGCTCGCCGACATACCGTTCCAGATATTATTTCCAACCGTGAACGTGGTGATAATATATATAATGACTAAGCAACCAATGAGCATGGAACGTTTCATCATGCTCCTAGTAATAGTGATAGGGATATCACTGGCGGGTCAAGGGATTGGACTTTTCTTCGGCGCCGGGTTCGATATCCAAGAAGCCGTTTTCCTCGCGCCAACAATGGCTATTCCTCTACTGATTTTCGCCGGTTTCTTTATCAAATTGAGTGCCGTCCCACCGTACCTAAACTGGTTGACGTATGTCAGTTTCTTTCGCTACGGTTTCGAAGGATCCATGTTAGCTATCTACTACGAACGCCCGCCTATCGACTGCTTTCAACCTTACTGCTACTTTCGCTCACCAAACAAGTTGTTGCAAGAATTCGACATGGATCAAGGATCCTATTTATTTTGCATTGCTGGACtgctgttttattttgtggCCATGCGATTTGCTGGTTATTTTCTCCTGCGCTTCAAGCTGAAGAGTATGCGTTAA